A stretch of Nitrospirota bacterium DNA encodes these proteins:
- a CDS encoding helix-turn-helix domain-containing protein yields the protein MITARKVYKEILDMPIRERERLFSIIARVGFEKEHYTHADVFSDIKQSPFTIKEASEYLEVAEITVRRWVRDGILKHNRIGKNIVFDPDALKTFKKQRQ from the coding sequence ATGATAACAGCAAGAAAGGTTTATAAGGAAATCCTTGATATGCCGATAAGAGAAAGGGAAAGGCTCTTTTCTATTATTGCAAGGGTTGGTTTTGAAAAAGAACATTATACCCATGCAGACGTGTTCAGTGATATAAAGCAGTCTCCTTTTACCATCAAAGAGGCGTCAGAATATCTTGAAGTTGCAGAGATAACGGTTAGAAGATGGGTAAGGGATGGCATCCTGAAACACAATAGGATCGGCAAGAATATCGTGTTTGACCCTGATGCTTTAAAGACATTCAAGAAACAGAGGCAATAG
- a CDS encoding type II toxin-antitoxin system RelE/ParE family toxin, translated as MDSLYKPPFKKFVKKQSRAFQLAIEDEVEGVINSPDTGEAKKGDLSGLRVHKFKFQRQEYLIAYKTEGNTITFYMIGTHENFYRELKQYLREV; from the coding sequence ATGGATAGTTTATATAAACCGCCATTTAAGAAGTTTGTTAAAAAGCAATCCAGGGCTTTTCAGTTGGCAATTGAAGATGAAGTTGAAGGGGTTATAAACAGTCCTGATACGGGAGAGGCTAAAAAAGGCGACTTATCTGGATTAAGAGTGCATAAATTTAAGTTTCAGCGACAGGAATATTTAATCGCCTATAAAACAGAAGGCAATACGATAACATTTTACATGATAGGAACTCATGAAAATTTCTATCGTGAACTTAAGCAATATCTAAGGGAGGTCTAA